The Arachis hypogaea cultivar Tifrunner chromosome 14, arahy.Tifrunner.gnm2.J5K5, whole genome shotgun sequence genome has a segment encoding these proteins:
- the LOC112744197 gene encoding uncharacterized protein, with the protein MPRSRTHFRCYHRHGEEASKRGRTRALSLPPLGLRAASPSLVTHEPRAHARGWRTALLSPLLLPTPLLPIEDDAVAGQNSGEREEVMKEGAALSPWSPPRQMREWPPSLQRSRAATFTFSRTERGGCAKGDLLPPLLPGILWSKPPLMELESSSAMAAVPPVAEKGHRCCRRKLPLELVSFGVAASCRYRNHYQGCRFMVQSLLLSYGRVRVMACHG; encoded by the exons ATGCCTCGCAGTCGAACCCATTTCCGCTGCTACCACCGTCACGGAGAAGAGGCGTCGAAGAGGGGCCGAACTCGCGCCTTGTCGTTGCCGCCCCTGGGGCTTCGAGCCGCGTCACCGTCCTTGGTGACCCACGAACCGAGAGCACACGCGCGGGGGTGGAGGACGGCGTTGCTGTCGCCGCTGCTTCTCCCAACTCCGCTGCTGCCCATTGAAGACGACGCCGTCGCTGGTCAGAACTCAGGCGAGAGAGAGGAGGTCATGAAGGAGGGAGCCGCACTCAGTCCCTGGTCGCCGCCGCGCCAAATGAGGGAGTGGCCGCCGTCGTTGCAGAGGAGCCGCGCGGCCACCTTCACATTCTCGCGCACAGAGAGAGGGGGATGCGCGAAGGGGGACCTTCTTCCGCCACTGCTGCCTGGGATCCTGTGGTCCAAGCCACCATTGATGGAGCTTGAATCGTCGTCAGCCATGGCTGCTGTGCCTCCGGTCGCCGAGAAGGGCCACCGCTGCTGCCGCCGGAAATTGCCACTGGAACTGGTGTCGTTTG GAGTTGCTGCAAGTTGCCGCTACCGGAATCACTACCAGGGCTGCCGCTTCATGGTTCAGTCACTTCTCCTTAGTTACG GGCGAGTTCGAGTTATGGCATGTCACGGTTag